The Thermomicrobiales bacterium nucleotide sequence TGATCTTGTTGTTGTAGGTGTCAGCCACATAGACCACACCCGTCGCCGGATCGACCGCCACGCCGAGCGGGTGCTGCAATCGCGCTGCCGCGGCTAGCCCATCGACATCGCCGAACTCGAACAAGCCCTCGCCGACCAGTGTGTGTACCAGACCGTCACGGTAGCCGGGGATATCGGACCGGCGGACGGCGCTCGTTTCCGAATCGGTGAAGAGCAACGATCGGCCATCCGGGGCGACTGCGATCCCGCTCGGCTGCGCCAACTGACTGGCCGCCAGCGTGCCGTCGCGCAAGTCTTCGTGACCGGTCCCGACCATGCGGCGAATCTGGTCGTCGCCCAGCCGGTGCGCCCAGAGCTGGTGCGAACCGGCCATCGCGACGTAGAGCACGCCCTCGCTAATCGCGATACCCCACGGCGACCGCAACCCTGTTTCGAGCGCATCCCCGCCGGACACGTAACTGGCCGGAAGTTCGCCAGTGCCGGCGATCGTGACCACCGACTCGGCATCCAGGTCGATGCGGCGAATCGCGTGATTGCCGGTGTCGCTGATGATCAGCTTCTGCCCGTCGCAGGCGATGCCCTGCGGCGCACGGAACGACGCGACATCGACAGCGCCGTCCGCAAATCCAGCCACACCGCTGCCAAATGTCCGCACGATCTGTCCGTCCGGGCGCGCCTCGACAATGCGGTGGTGGTTCGTGTCAGCGACATAGAGATTGCCGGACTGGTCGACGGCGACGTCACCCGGGAACGCGAGCGTTGTCTGCGGCGGCTCAGGCACGCTCGCATGAACCGCTCTGCCGCTGAGCAGACCGGCTGCGCCGAACTCGTCGATCATCTTTTCGATGAGCGGCGCGAGCATATCGGCGGTGACTTCGCCCTCGCTCTTGCCGATTACCTTACCCTCCGGGTCGATGAACATCAGCGTCGGCCAGGCGCGTACGGCGTACGACTGCCAGACGACGAAGGCTCCGTCGTTGACAACCGGATGGCCAAGCTCCAGCCGTTCGATAGCGGCGGCAAGGTGCGCGTCTTCGCGCTCGGCTGGGTACTTCGCCGAGTGAACGCCAACCACAACGAGGTGTTCGGGGAAGCGTGCTTCGAGTTCCCGCAACTGCGGGAGGATATGAATGCAGTTGATTCAGCAATAGGTCCAGAAGTCGAGGATGACGACCTTGCCGCGCAGTCCGGCCATCGTCAGTGGTGCATTGACGTTGGACCAACTGAGGTCGGCCGGAAACTCCGGCGCGCGAACCGTCCCGCGAAATGTCTCAGTCACTTGAATGCTCCTCTCCGGCGGCGTGCAGGCACAAGCCTGTTTGCCGCACGGCTGTGCTCGACACCCATGATAGAATAAGCAGGTTGTGGGTGTACACGACCACATTCCCCAGACGTGTACGGCAAGTGTTCCTCCTCAATCGCGCAGCGCGGAGGTCGCCTCCCCGGTAGTCCGGGCGTGGCAAACACCAGAGAAA carries:
- a CDS encoding alkyl hydroperoxide reductase, with protein sequence MRELEARFPEHLVVVGVHSAKYPAEREDAHLAAAIERLELGHPVVNDGAFVVWQSYAVRAWPTLMFIDPEGKVIGKSEGEVTADMLAPLIEKMIDEFGAAGLLSGRAVHASVPEPPQTTLAFPGDVAVDQSGNLYVADTNHHRIVEARPDGQIVRTFGSGVAGFADGAVDVASFRAPQGIACDGQKLIISDTGNHAIRRIDLDAESVVTIAGTGELPASYVSGGDALETGLRSPWGIAISEGVLYVAMAGSHQLWAHRLGDDQIRRMVGTGHEDLRDGTLAASQLAQPSGIAVAPDGRSLLFTDSETSAVRRSDIPGYRDGLVHTLVGEGLFEFGDVDGLAAAARLQHPLGVAVDPATGVVYVADTYNNKIKRIDPTTGDCTTWLGDGVAGSQDGVRQAARFFEPAGLSIADGTLFIADTNNHVIRRARLDDGLVETVEIRERS